One window of Hymenobacter sp. BRD128 genomic DNA carries:
- a CDS encoding exonuclease domain-containing protein: MYAIIDLETTGGQPANDRITELAIFVHDGQRVVDSYTTLVNPGRAIPPFITQLTGITNDMVADAPRFHEVARKVVEMTEGCVFVAHNVRFDYSFLKKEFADLGYNYSRKTLCTVRLSRSLIPGQPSYSLGKLCQNIGIPLEGRHRAAGDAEATAVLFDRLLKITQASDAQEASDADALARVDALAPAGRSASAEKKPSPRRVAAMAQAIKTALLPPLITPEKVASLPQETGVYYFHNEAGEVIYVGKSINIYKRIQQHFAVDVKSRKSLDFKNSIADITWELTGSELVALLYESHLIKQLKPAYNRAQRRSVFPAGIYLKTDENGYKCLYYGRADARNSEIPIIALGNQYKAQGFLYHKVAKYNLCQKLCGLYKTQGACFDYQVHRCQGACVGQEPPESYNQRVDEAIDSITYEHESFVVIGPGRRADEKSLVVIENGRYVGFGYVDETFTARKLADFRAAVKPYADNKDVQQIIRHHVRTKRKGEQVKVFG, from the coding sequence CGTTTATCACGCAGCTCACGGGCATCACCAACGACATGGTAGCCGATGCGCCGCGCTTCCACGAAGTGGCCCGCAAGGTGGTGGAAATGACCGAAGGCTGCGTATTTGTGGCGCACAACGTGCGGTTTGACTATTCTTTTCTGAAAAAGGAATTTGCCGACCTGGGCTACAACTACTCGCGCAAAACGCTGTGTACCGTGCGCCTTTCGCGCTCGCTCATTCCGGGCCAGCCGAGCTATAGCCTGGGCAAGCTGTGCCAGAACATCGGAATTCCGCTCGAAGGCCGGCACCGCGCCGCCGGCGACGCCGAGGCCACGGCCGTACTTTTTGACCGCCTGCTGAAGATAACGCAGGCCAGCGACGCCCAGGAGGCTAGCGACGCCGACGCCCTGGCTCGCGTCGATGCCCTGGCGCCCGCCGGCCGTAGCGCCAGCGCCGAGAAAAAGCCTAGCCCGCGCCGGGTGGCCGCCATGGCCCAGGCCATCAAAACGGCCCTGCTGCCGCCGCTCATCACGCCCGAGAAAGTGGCTTCCCTGCCCCAGGAAACGGGCGTGTACTACTTCCACAACGAGGCCGGCGAGGTTATTTACGTGGGCAAGAGCATCAACATCTATAAGCGCATTCAGCAGCACTTCGCGGTTGATGTGAAGTCGCGCAAAAGCCTGGATTTCAAGAACTCTATTGCTGACATAACTTGGGAGCTGACGGGCTCGGAGTTGGTGGCGCTGCTCTACGAATCGCACCTCATTAAGCAGCTCAAGCCGGCGTATAACCGGGCCCAGCGGCGGTCAGTATTTCCGGCCGGTATTTACCTCAAAACCGACGAAAACGGCTACAAGTGCCTGTACTACGGCCGCGCCGATGCCCGCAACTCGGAGATTCCCATCATCGCGCTCGGCAACCAGTATAAGGCACAAGGCTTTCTCTACCACAAGGTTGCGAAGTATAACCTGTGCCAGAAGCTGTGCGGCCTCTATAAAACTCAGGGCGCGTGCTTCGACTACCAGGTGCATCGCTGCCAGGGTGCCTGCGTGGGCCAGGAGCCACCCGAAAGCTACAACCAGCGCGTAGACGAGGCCATCGACAGCATCACGTATGAGCACGAGTCATTCGTAGTCATCGGCCCCGGCCGGCGGGCCGACGAAAAATCGCTGGTAGTGATTGAGAACGGCCGCTACGTGGGCTTCGGCTACGTCGATGAGACGTTTACGGCGCGCAAGCTGGCCGATTTTCGGGCCGCCGTTAAGCCCTACGCCGATAACAAGGATGTGCAGCAGATTATCCGTCACCACGTGCGCACCAAGCGCAAGGGCGAGCAAGTGAAAGTATTTGGGTAG
- a CDS encoding TolC family protein yields the protein MTALSTRLLRASVGLAGLLAAAPLAAQTSPARPASPPAAALASPAVAATGPWGLQRAIDYALEHNIGVRINQLTVRSNAQILRQSKAALLPTANISASQAWQYGTSVNPLTYQFQSQTVRSNNFSGNSQLVLFQGFQLRNTIRRNALDLQASEADVQKTRNDLSLNVASLFLQLVLAQELVRANQFYVARDQEQIARTKLLLQAGSIPESTLLDSQSQLATDELNVTTAQNQATIARLNLLQQLNLDPAANPDFQIEVPDLPDPDEENALALNTNEVYQGAATRQPEIKAADLRVLSAGRTIDLARGAYYPRLALAGSVFSGFSSARTVTQVGSDSTARRTTFFVQNPGTPGSPLTPLSVITYQRNVTSLPQGYWDQLNQNLGQQVQFALSIPILNGLQVRTNVQRTIIAAEQAQLQAEQARLTLRQSIEQAYADARAAQLQYAAAKRQVAALTLTQRNSEIRFNNGLLSGTEFNIAKNNLNYAVSNQLQAKYTFIFRRKVLDFYQGKPLAL from the coding sequence ATGACTGCACTAAGTACGCGCCTGTTACGGGCCTCGGTGGGGCTGGCGGGCCTGCTGGCCGCCGCCCCGCTGGCCGCCCAAACCAGCCCTGCCCGCCCGGCCTCACCCCCGGCCGCTGCGCTGGCTAGCCCGGCGGTGGCCGCTACCGGTCCCTGGGGCTTGCAGCGCGCCATCGACTACGCGCTGGAGCACAACATCGGGGTGCGCATCAACCAGCTTACGGTGCGCAGCAACGCCCAGATTTTGCGCCAGAGTAAGGCGGCGCTGCTGCCCACGGCCAATATCAGCGCTTCTCAGGCTTGGCAGTACGGCACCAGCGTGAACCCGCTCACGTATCAGTTTCAGAGCCAGACGGTACGCTCCAATAACTTCTCGGGCAACTCGCAGCTGGTGCTGTTTCAGGGCTTTCAGCTGCGCAACACCATTCGGCGCAATGCCCTCGACTTGCAGGCTAGCGAGGCCGACGTGCAGAAGACCCGCAATGATTTGAGCCTCAACGTGGCTTCGTTATTCTTGCAGCTGGTGCTGGCCCAGGAGCTGGTGCGCGCCAACCAGTTTTACGTGGCGCGCGACCAGGAGCAGATTGCCCGCACCAAGCTGCTGCTGCAAGCCGGCAGCATTCCGGAAAGCACCCTGCTCGATAGTCAGAGCCAGCTGGCTACCGACGAGCTGAACGTGACCACCGCGCAAAACCAGGCCACCATTGCCCGCCTCAACCTCCTGCAACAGCTCAACCTGGACCCGGCCGCCAACCCCGACTTTCAAATTGAGGTGCCCGACCTGCCCGACCCCGACGAGGAAAACGCCCTGGCCCTGAATACCAACGAGGTGTATCAAGGAGCGGCCACCCGCCAGCCCGAAATCAAGGCCGCCGACCTGCGGGTGCTCAGTGCCGGCCGCACCATCGACCTGGCCCGGGGCGCCTACTACCCGCGCCTGGCCCTGGCGGGCAGCGTGTTCAGCGGCTTTTCATCGGCCCGTACCGTGACGCAGGTCGGCAGCGATTCGACGGCCCGGCGCACCACCTTTTTCGTGCAGAACCCCGGCACGCCGGGCTCGCCGCTCACGCCGCTGAGCGTGATAACCTACCAGCGCAACGTAACCAGCCTTCCCCAGGGTTACTGGGACCAGCTCAACCAGAACCTGGGCCAGCAGGTGCAGTTTGCGCTCAGCATTCCGATTCTCAACGGCTTGCAGGTGCGCACCAACGTGCAGCGCACTATCATTGCCGCCGAGCAGGCCCAGCTGCAGGCCGAGCAGGCTCGCCTCACGCTGCGCCAGAGCATCGAGCAGGCCTACGCCGACGCCCGCGCCGCCCAGCTGCAGTATGCCGCCGCCAAGCGCCAGGTAGCCGCCCTCACGCTCACGCAGCGCAACTCGGAAATCCGCTTCAACAACGGCCTGCTCAGCGGTACCGAGTTTAATATTGCCAAGAATAATCTCAACTACGCCGTTTCTAACCAATTGCAAGCCAAGTATACCTTCATTTTCCGGCGCAAGGTGCTGGATTTTTACCAAGGCAAGCCGCTGGCCTTGTAA
- a CDS encoding efflux RND transporter periplasmic adaptor subunit, producing MKNNRLLIMLAVAVVVLIGGYAVAKKKGWVGKPVGTEITAATAGPATIVEKVSASGKVQPETEVKISPDVSGEIIELYVQEGDSVKKGQLLLRIRPDNYLAMVSQQSAAVGTQRANVGQAQAQLEQQTANAKQTELTYRRQASLYKQKVISQADYEAAQAAYNASQEQLKAIRAQITAAQSTVRSAQAGLQEAQKNLNKTTIYAPVSGTVSKLNVKKGERVVGTTQMAGTEIMRIANLNNMEVRVSVNENDIIRVALGDSADVEVDSYTTKNEKFKGIVTAIANTAKDALTAEAVTEFEVRVRLLPESYKHLIKTGPNGHSTVPFRPGMTASVDIIADRKAGVLSVPLAAVTTRSDSAATKSEAAGGRSGPGGRATGSAQVVDASKPAPKAAIQEVIFVIKNGKAVLTPVKTGISDFQNIEIVSGISAGTQVASGPFRAVSKTLKDGANVVVKDAASLSKEALADNGGK from the coding sequence ATGAAGAACAATCGTTTACTTATTATGCTGGCCGTGGCCGTAGTCGTGCTCATTGGCGGCTACGCGGTGGCGAAGAAAAAAGGCTGGGTAGGCAAGCCTGTCGGCACCGAAATCACGGCCGCCACGGCCGGCCCGGCCACCATTGTGGAGAAAGTGAGTGCCTCGGGCAAGGTGCAGCCCGAAACGGAAGTGAAAATCTCGCCCGACGTATCGGGCGAAATCATCGAGCTCTACGTGCAGGAAGGCGACTCGGTGAAGAAGGGCCAGCTGCTGCTGCGCATCCGGCCCGATAACTACCTGGCCATGGTGAGCCAGCAGTCGGCCGCCGTGGGCACGCAACGCGCCAACGTAGGCCAGGCCCAGGCCCAGCTGGAGCAGCAAACCGCCAATGCCAAGCAAACCGAGCTGACCTACCGCCGCCAGGCGTCGCTCTATAAGCAGAAGGTTATTTCGCAGGCCGACTACGAGGCCGCCCAGGCCGCTTATAATGCCTCCCAGGAGCAGCTCAAGGCCATTCGGGCGCAGATAACGGCCGCCCAGAGTACCGTGCGCTCGGCCCAGGCCGGCTTGCAGGAGGCCCAAAAAAACCTCAACAAAACCACCATCTACGCGCCGGTAAGCGGTACCGTGAGCAAGCTCAACGTGAAGAAAGGCGAGCGCGTAGTGGGCACCACCCAGATGGCGGGCACCGAAATCATGCGCATTGCCAACCTCAACAATATGGAAGTGCGGGTGAGCGTGAATGAGAATGATATCATTCGGGTGGCGCTCGGCGACTCGGCCGACGTGGAAGTAGACTCTTATACTACCAAGAATGAGAAGTTTAAGGGCATCGTGACGGCCATCGCCAACACGGCCAAGGACGCGCTCACCGCCGAGGCCGTGACCGAGTTTGAGGTGCGCGTGCGCCTGCTGCCCGAGAGCTATAAGCACCTCATTAAGACGGGGCCCAACGGCCACAGCACCGTGCCCTTCCGACCGGGCATGACGGCCTCGGTCGACATCATCGCCGACCGCAAGGCGGGCGTACTGAGCGTGCCGCTAGCCGCCGTCACAACGCGCTCCGACTCGGCCGCCACCAAGTCGGAAGCCGCCGGCGGCCGCAGCGGCCCCGGCGGACGGGCCACCGGCTCGGCCCAGGTAGTCGATGCCAGCAAGCCCGCGCCCAAGGCGGCCATTCAGGAGGTGATATTCGTGATAAAGAACGGCAAGGCAGTGCTGACGCCCGTCAAAACCGGCATCAGCGACTTTCAGAATATCGAAATTGTGAGCGGTATTTCGGCCGGTACGCAGGTGGCCAGCGGCCCCTTCCGCGCCGTGTCGAAAACCTTGAAAGACGGTGCCAACGTGGTAGTGAAAGATGCCGCTAGCCTCAGCAAAGAAGCCCTAGCCGACAACGGCGGCAAGTAG
- a CDS encoding phosphatase PAP2 family protein, which translates to MLLVLSGLVGSAQAQTSPASPSDSTLHKYQSLPGAARQPWYRSKLVRASIVPAVLIGYGISVYDDHGLYSSRRAQADLQRNFPNFNSHLDDYGQYAPYLELGAVLAFGVDGRNDRVNLALIVAKSELLMLGMVEITKRATHHLRPDGSDYRSFPSGHTSQAFLAASIVHTELRDKSQWYGIGAYAVATGVGAFRMLNNKHWESDVFAGAGYGILAAHLAYLSHRHRWGRHPADRPGVGLALPQPAKGEWQMSPTMLPGGGLGVFVSWQAK; encoded by the coding sequence ATGTTGTTGGTTTTGAGCGGGCTAGTAGGCAGTGCCCAGGCCCAGACCTCGCCCGCTAGCCCTTCCGATTCCACGCTGCACAAGTATCAGTCGCTACCCGGCGCTGCGCGCCAGCCCTGGTACCGAAGCAAGCTGGTACGGGCCAGCATCGTGCCGGCCGTGCTCATCGGCTACGGCATCAGCGTCTACGACGACCACGGACTCTATTCTTCGCGCCGGGCGCAGGCCGACTTGCAGCGCAACTTCCCTAACTTTAACAGCCACCTCGACGACTACGGCCAGTATGCGCCCTACCTGGAGCTGGGAGCCGTGCTGGCCTTCGGCGTAGACGGCCGCAACGACCGCGTAAACCTGGCGCTCATCGTGGCCAAGTCGGAGCTGTTAATGCTGGGCATGGTCGAAATAACGAAGCGCGCCACCCACCACCTGCGGCCCGATGGCTCCGACTACCGCTCGTTTCCGTCGGGCCACACGTCGCAGGCGTTTCTGGCGGCCAGCATCGTGCACACCGAGCTGCGCGACAAAAGCCAGTGGTACGGCATCGGGGCCTACGCCGTGGCGACCGGGGTGGGTGCCTTCCGCATGCTCAATAACAAGCACTGGGAATCAGACGTGTTTGCGGGCGCCGGCTACGGCATTCTGGCGGCGCACCTGGCCTACCTCAGCCACCGCCACCGCTGGGGCCGCCACCCCGCCGACCGCCCCGGCGTGGGGCTAGCCCTGCCCCAGCCCGCCAAAGGCGAGTGGCAAATGAGCCCCACCATGCTGCCCGGCGGTGGGCTAGGGGTATTCGTAAGCTGGCAGGCGAAGTAG